One Bombina bombina isolate aBomBom1 unplaced genomic scaffold, aBomBom1.pri scaffold_2535, whole genome shotgun sequence DNA segment encodes these proteins:
- the LOC128643513 gene encoding uncharacterized protein LOC128643513, with the protein MHVNQNIQHHLPSHHLPSPIGVNAALNGVNVQAAPQGYNTPLVGIHNANVQSLSQLQHPITLGIQGVQPLDQGIHSPIAATQGAHAHSLNHAQSISQACHNPIVDQQGVNAQTSANGQSVSQGFHTPLHIAHPPLATDNPDTSIGQSARQILSLLQGAIGSQSAAKTRTNTATVMSGADAGVPGSITAGAAATTSTAQQGSSGLALQNQPAGQPVSSMGQGPPAISHARPSWIALLPLVRSSLAPSTWHAYARMWSEWDNFCASRGADAAQGSRDNLHDWLALPPG; encoded by the exons ATGCATGTTAATCAAAACATTCAGCATCATTTACCATCTCATCATTTACCATCCCCCATTGGTGTGAATGCGGCTTTGAATGGTGTGAACGTACAAGCAGCTCCTCAGGGATATAATACACCCCTGGTTGGCATACATAATGCGAATGTGCAATCTTTAAGCCAGCTACAACATCCCATTACTTTAGGCATACAAGGAGTACAACCCCTTGATCAGGGTATCCACTCCCCCATTGCAGCCACGCAgggcgctcatgcacactcattaaaccatgcacaatcaataagccaggcatgccataaccctattgtagaccagcagggtgtgaatgctcagacatctgcgaatggacagtcagtgagtcagggatttcatacaccacttcatatagctcatccaccccttgctactgataatccagacacatccattgggcaaagtgctcgccaaattctttctcttttgcagggggcaattggatcacaaagtgcagcaaaaactcggaccaacactgccacagtcatgagtggggcggatgcaggagtaccaggcagcattacagcaggagcagcagccaccacttccactgcacagcaagggtcttcaggactcgccctccaaaaccagccagcaggccagcccgtttccagcatgggtcagggacctcctgccattagtcacgctcgtccttcctggatagccttactgccgttggtccgctcctccttagcaccatccacttggcacgcctatgcccgcatgtggtctgaatgggacaatttctgtgcgtccaggggagccgacgctgctcaggggtctagggacaacttacatgattggctg gcactacccccggggtga